Proteins co-encoded in one Polynucleobacter sp. MWH-UH19D genomic window:
- the nusA gene encoding transcription termination factor NusA has protein sequence MSREVLMLADALAREKNVDQAIVFEALEMALASATKKRYATEDVDIRVSIDRDSGEYETFRRWLVVPDEAGLQEPDKEILQFEAKEQIADIEVGDYIEEQIESLAFGRIGAQAAKQVILQRIRDAEREQILNDYLERGEKVMTGTVKRADKNGLIIESGRVEALLRRDQMIPKENLRSGDRVRAYILKVDREARGPQIELSRTCPEFLIKLFENEVPEMEQGLLEIKGAARDPGVRAKIAVITYDKRIDPIGTCVGVRGTRVTAVRNEVAGEAVDIVLWSEDPAQFVIGALAPAQVSSIVVDEERHAMDVVVDEENLAIAIGRSGQNVRLASDLTGWQINIMTPEESAEKTEKEASSVRQLFMDKLDVDQEVADILIEEGFNTLEEVAYVPLSEMLEIDSFDEDTVNELRTRARDSLLTMELAKEERIGEVSQDLRSLEGMTPELIAALADNQVHTRDDLAELAVDELVEATQIDEETAKTLIMKAREHWFTS, from the coding sequence ATGAGCCGAGAAGTTCTCATGTTGGCAGATGCGCTAGCGCGTGAAAAGAACGTTGATCAAGCAATTGTGTTTGAGGCGCTTGAAATGGCGTTGGCATCAGCTACCAAAAAGCGTTATGCAACTGAAGATGTGGATATTCGTGTATCGATCGATCGTGATTCGGGTGAATACGAAACCTTCCGTCGCTGGTTAGTGGTGCCGGATGAGGCTGGTTTGCAGGAACCAGATAAAGAAATATTGCAATTTGAAGCTAAAGAGCAAATTGCTGATATCGAAGTAGGCGACTATATTGAAGAGCAGATTGAGTCTTTGGCTTTCGGACGCATTGGTGCGCAAGCTGCAAAGCAAGTGATTCTCCAGCGCATTCGCGATGCTGAGCGTGAGCAAATTTTGAATGATTACCTTGAGCGTGGCGAAAAAGTCATGACAGGTACCGTTAAGCGTGCTGACAAAAATGGTTTGATTATTGAATCAGGTCGCGTTGAAGCATTATTGCGTCGTGATCAAATGATTCCAAAAGAGAATTTGCGTTCTGGCGATCGTGTGCGGGCATACATCTTGAAAGTGGATCGTGAAGCACGTGGTCCGCAAATTGAACTTTCTCGTACTTGTCCAGAATTCTTGATTAAGTTATTTGAGAATGAAGTTCCAGAGATGGAGCAAGGTCTCCTAGAAATCAAGGGAGCCGCCCGCGATCCTGGCGTGCGTGCAAAGATTGCCGTGATTACTTATGACAAGCGTATCGATCCGATTGGAACTTGCGTTGGTGTGCGTGGTACTCGTGTCACTGCAGTGCGCAATGAAGTTGCTGGTGAAGCGGTGGATATCGTTTTGTGGTCTGAAGATCCAGCACAGTTTGTGATTGGTGCTTTGGCTCCAGCACAAGTTTCTTCCATTGTGGTTGATGAAGAGCGTCATGCAATGGATGTGGTGGTTGATGAAGAGAATTTGGCAATCGCGATTGGTCGTAGCGGGCAAAACGTCCGTTTGGCTAGCGATTTGACTGGTTGGCAGATCAACATCATGACTCCTGAAGAGTCTGCAGAGAAGACTGAGAAAGAGGCATCATCTGTACGTCAGTTGTTTATGGACAAGTTGGACGTTGATCAAGAGGTTGCAGATATTTTGATTGAAGAAGGCTTCAACACATTGGAAGAGGTGGCTTACGTGCCGCTGTCTGAAATGCTGGAAATCGATTCGTTTGACGAAGATACTGTAAATGAGTTGCGGACACGTGCTCGCGATTCCTTGTTAACAATGGAGTTGGCTAAAGAAGAGCGTATTGGTGAAGTCTCGCAAGATTTGCGTTCTTTGGAAGGCATGACACCAGAATTAATTGCAGCGCTTGCTGACAATCAAGTACATACCCGTGATGACCTCGCTGAACTGGCAGTTGATGAGCTGGTAGAGGCAACACAAATTGACGAAGAAACTGCGAAAACGCTTATCATGAAAGCGCGCGAACATTGGTTTACTTCATGA
- the rimP gene encoding ribosome maturation factor RimP → MRDQQIIAAELENLGYTLVDIEREAGGLLRVTIENPDYDRLITVMDCEKVSHQLSYSLPVENIPYERLEISSPGLDRPVKSAADFERFTGMEVDLKLRVAVGNRKNFRGVLQGLLSGELNSPDAKFGLVFEAADGQPSQLEFSLAEVDKTRLVPVIDFKGRKS, encoded by the coding sequence GTGAGAGATCAGCAGATTATTGCTGCAGAGCTGGAAAACCTGGGTTACACGCTAGTGGATATTGAGCGTGAAGCCGGCGGTTTGCTGCGCGTCACAATTGAAAACCCTGACTATGATCGATTAATTACGGTGATGGACTGTGAAAAAGTGAGTCATCAACTGAGTTACTCATTACCAGTTGAGAATATTCCGTATGAGCGCTTGGAGATTTCTTCTCCAGGATTAGATCGCCCAGTGAAGAGTGCTGCAGACTTTGAGCGTTTTACTGGCATGGAAGTTGATCTGAAGTTACGAGTTGCTGTTGGTAATCGTAAAAATTTTCGTGGTGTATTGCAAGGTTTGCTGAGTGGTGAATTGAATTCACCTGATGCGAAATTTGGATTGGTGTTCGAGGCAGCTGATGGTCAGCCGTCTCAATTGGAGTTTTCTTTAGCCGAGGTCGATAAGACTCGGTTGGTCCCTGTTATTGATTTCAAAGGAAGAAAGTCATGA
- the rluB gene encoding 23S rRNA pseudouridine(2605) synthase RluB → MTSSNENESIPAVPATTSNHSENQPSASQTGADQSENGGRNLLEDRGSRHPRRAGTGKHPFNKKRPFNKDKQRREGRDNDTQNSPREGGANSGSKFAPNPAEAEALFAAVVSGEFDAALDAPEVLEVKNPEGLNESEISHQTGAERRAQRAQRSREDEDSDAPTDEEMSSLQFANIDELPLSLRDEVWSDLDGLDDEAEDEDTVKLHKVLADAGMGSRRDMEDLIIQGRVSVNGLPAHIGQRIGPTDQVRINGKQVHRKIQTKPPRVILYHKPAGEIVSQSDPEGRPTVFDRLPKPRQGRWIAVGRLDFNTEGLLLFTTSGELANRLMHPRYGVEREYAVRILGELSQDNTVQLKSGIKLDDGQARFLRLAMGGGDGANRWYHVALTEGRNREVRRMFEAVGHTVSRLIRTRYGMFLLPPRLRRGKWEEVSPEGVASLMKSAGLKVPQAQDKNRSSHSGGQGRNPSAEDFQPDPMQTSVSYWGSRDALTLASGHHGMTHQGKNAKTGGSGDGRGPFRGRTQGGRPGQGGQGGNGQGRNKSKKVHHGQSAFVTGNPQNPGNGPKRGAPKGKKPFHKGPRKPRNPSESF, encoded by the coding sequence ATGACAAGTTCTAACGAAAACGAATCAATTCCTGCAGTACCCGCAACAACTTCAAACCATTCTGAGAATCAACCCTCTGCATCACAAACAGGTGCTGATCAGTCAGAGAATGGTGGGCGTAATTTGCTCGAGGATAGGGGGTCTCGTCACCCGCGTCGAGCAGGAACGGGTAAGCATCCTTTTAATAAGAAGCGACCCTTTAATAAAGATAAGCAGCGTCGCGAAGGGCGCGACAATGATACGCAAAATAGCCCGCGCGAGGGTGGAGCTAATTCTGGGTCTAAGTTTGCACCTAACCCAGCAGAAGCAGAAGCTTTATTCGCTGCGGTTGTCTCTGGTGAGTTTGATGCTGCATTAGATGCCCCAGAGGTCCTCGAGGTCAAGAATCCTGAAGGTTTGAATGAGAGTGAAATCTCCCATCAAACTGGAGCAGAGCGTCGCGCGCAACGAGCACAGCGTTCGCGTGAGGATGAAGACTCTGATGCACCAACTGATGAGGAAATGAGTAGCTTGCAATTTGCCAATATTGACGAATTGCCATTGAGCTTGCGTGATGAGGTGTGGTCTGATCTTGATGGATTGGATGACGAAGCCGAAGATGAAGATACCGTTAAGTTACACAAGGTATTGGCAGACGCAGGTATGGGATCGCGTCGGGACATGGAAGACCTCATTATTCAAGGTCGAGTGTCTGTCAATGGTTTGCCCGCGCACATTGGACAACGCATTGGCCCAACCGATCAAGTACGTATTAATGGCAAGCAAGTTCATCGCAAGATACAGACCAAGCCACCGCGTGTGATTTTGTATCACAAACCTGCGGGTGAGATTGTTAGTCAGTCAGATCCAGAGGGTCGTCCAACAGTATTTGATCGTTTGCCAAAGCCGCGTCAGGGGCGTTGGATTGCGGTGGGGCGCTTGGATTTCAATACCGAAGGCTTATTGTTATTTACAACTTCTGGTGAGTTGGCAAATCGTTTGATGCATCCGCGTTATGGCGTTGAGCGTGAATACGCTGTTCGTATCTTGGGTGAACTCAGTCAGGACAACACTGTGCAACTGAAGAGCGGCATCAAGCTCGATGATGGGCAAGCACGATTCTTGCGTTTGGCAATGGGTGGTGGCGATGGTGCTAATCGCTGGTATCACGTTGCACTTACAGAAGGTCGTAATCGTGAGGTACGCCGTATGTTTGAGGCAGTGGGGCACACTGTTTCTCGTTTGATTCGTACTCGTTACGGAATGTTTTTATTGCCTCCGCGCTTGCGTCGTGGAAAGTGGGAGGAAGTTTCTCCTGAAGGTGTCGCAAGTTTGATGAAATCAGCTGGCTTGAAAGTCCCTCAGGCGCAAGATAAAAATCGCAGCTCTCATTCAGGTGGGCAAGGTCGCAATCCTTCCGCGGAAGACTTCCAGCCTGATCCCATGCAAACATCGGTTTCTTATTGGGGCTCACGCGATGCCTTAACTTTAGCTAGCGGTCATCATGGCATGACTCATCAAGGTAAAAATGCGAAAACGGGTGGTTCTGGGGATGGTCGTGGACCTTTTCGAGGGCGCACTCAAGGCGGTAGACCTGGTCAAGGAGGTCAGGGTGGTAATGGTCAAGGTCGCAATAAGAGCAAAAAGGTTCATCATGGCCAATCTGCTTTTGTTACTGGGAACCCCCAAAATCCTGGCAATGGCCCTAAAAGGGGTGCGCCGAAAGGTAAAAAACCCTTTCATAAGGGACCAAGAAAACCTCGAAATCCTAGCGAAAGCTTCTGA
- the scpB gene encoding SMC-Scp complex subunit ScpB: MDDHNKRVIETALLCAQEPLTVADLSRLFVEDITTADIDEALVELQRAWDNKGMELVHIATGWRFQSRLSMREYLDRLTPEKPPKYSRAVMETLAIIAYRQPVTRGEIEEIRGVAVSSNVMKQLEDRGWVEVIGHKDTVGRPGLYATTKQFLDDLSLTNLQSLPILEDAAPMAAAEHLGQAVIEFDSSATVETVVIDESVITDGSAEDISQETTQESMQEPTDVVSPESGEPADETK, translated from the coding sequence ATGGACGATCATAACAAGCGCGTTATTGAAACAGCTCTCCTGTGTGCTCAGGAGCCGCTGACTGTGGCTGACCTGTCACGTCTGTTTGTTGAGGACATCACTACGGCAGATATTGATGAAGCATTAGTGGAGTTGCAGCGCGCCTGGGATAACAAAGGCATGGAGCTTGTTCATATTGCTACGGGTTGGCGCTTTCAAAGCCGCTTGTCCATGCGTGAGTATTTGGATCGCCTTACCCCAGAGAAGCCCCCAAAGTATTCCCGTGCGGTGATGGAAACTTTGGCGATTATTGCGTATCGTCAACCGGTGACCCGTGGTGAGATTGAAGAGATTCGCGGTGTTGCTGTTAGCAGCAATGTGATGAAGCAATTGGAAGACCGTGGTTGGGTAGAGGTGATTGGTCATAAAGATACTGTTGGTCGTCCTGGTTTATATGCCACTACAAAACAGTTCTTGGATGACTTGAGTCTTACCAATTTGCAAAGTCTGCCTATTTTGGAGGATGCCGCGCCAATGGCTGCTGCCGAGCATTTAGGGCAGGCGGTGATTGAGTTTGACTCAAGCGCAACAGTCGAGACAGTAGTGATTGATGAATCAGTAATTACTGATGGTTCTGCGGAAGACATATCTCAAGAGACAACCCAAGAATCAATGCAAGAACCCACAGATGTAGTAAGTCCCGAGTCTGGCGAGCCAGCAGACGAAACAAAATAA
- a CDS encoding patatin-like phospholipase family protein, with translation MGGLSSCSLIGSKKPVIGLVLGAGAARGFAHVGVIKALEAQGIRPDVVVGSSAGSVIAALLASGVTGNELNRLALNLDEATIADWGLPFVGRFGGLIKGDALQNMVNREVQNKSIEQMRIPLGIVATELQSGKGVLFRSGNTGQAVRASCSIPGVFQPTVIGGKEYVDGGLVAPVPVSYARQMGATLVIAVNISSEPVHQDASGTFGVLQQTISIMQRSINQFELKSADIVIAPQLKQMSGGDFKSRNAAILAGEMATQEQMSLIKEKLKG, from the coding sequence ATGGGCGGACTGAGCTCATGTAGTCTTATTGGCTCAAAAAAACCAGTTATTGGGCTGGTATTGGGGGCTGGTGCTGCCAGAGGCTTTGCTCATGTGGGAGTTATCAAGGCGCTTGAAGCACAAGGAATTCGGCCTGATGTAGTTGTTGGCAGCAGTGCAGGAAGCGTCATTGCAGCGTTGCTTGCCTCTGGCGTTACCGGAAACGAACTAAATCGACTAGCCTTAAATTTAGATGAGGCAACCATTGCTGACTGGGGGCTACCCTTTGTAGGGCGTTTTGGGGGCCTCATCAAAGGTGACGCTTTACAAAATATGGTTAATCGTGAAGTACAAAATAAATCGATCGAGCAAATGCGCATTCCCTTAGGAATTGTGGCAACAGAATTGCAATCGGGCAAAGGTGTGTTGTTTCGTAGCGGCAATACAGGTCAAGCAGTACGCGCATCATGCAGCATTCCGGGAGTGTTTCAGCCCACGGTCATTGGCGGCAAGGAATATGTTGATGGCGGTTTAGTTGCACCAGTGCCAGTAAGCTATGCAAGACAAATGGGTGCTACCCTGGTCATTGCAGTAAACATTTCCTCGGAACCTGTTCACCAAGATGCTAGCGGAACGTTTGGCGTACTTCAGCAAACTATCTCGATTATGCAAAGAAGCATTAATCAGTTTGAATTAAAAAGTGCGGACATTGTGATTGCCCCCCAGCTAAAGCAAATGAGTGGAGGCGACTTTAAGTCACGAAATGCTGCGATCTTGGCAGGCGAGATGGCAACACAAGAACAAATGAGTCTAATAAAAGAAAAACTGAAAGGCTAA
- a CDS encoding C40 family peptidase produces the protein MSFKKALLLQFLGLILGLGTPFMAHCADTPADSPVSAESSIPKESMFQAGKAYIAKVSDRLADTVTGKSEELINRAMEVIGVRYRWDSELPQSGLDGSSFVGYVFKDKLGFLLPRKSTQMSRVGKPISREELQPGDLVFFNTMRLTFSHVGIYVGDNKFIHSPSKGTSVRVDDLGSLYWDKRFDGARRLDGSDNLDDSERQELLNEVKNLKRKSRSL, from the coding sequence ATGTCATTTAAAAAAGCACTTCTTTTGCAATTCCTAGGGCTCATTTTGGGTCTGGGTACGCCTTTCATGGCGCATTGTGCAGATACGCCAGCGGACTCCCCTGTGTCGGCAGAATCGTCTATTCCAAAAGAGAGTATGTTTCAGGCAGGTAAGGCGTACATTGCTAAAGTTTCAGATCGCCTTGCCGACACCGTTACCGGAAAATCTGAAGAGTTGATCAATCGTGCGATGGAGGTCATTGGCGTACGCTATCGGTGGGACAGTGAATTACCTCAGTCTGGATTAGATGGCAGCAGTTTCGTAGGATATGTTTTTAAAGATAAGCTTGGCTTTTTATTGCCACGCAAGTCTACGCAAATGAGTCGAGTTGGCAAACCTATTAGTCGTGAAGAATTGCAACCTGGCGATTTGGTATTTTTCAACACCATGCGTCTGACGTTTTCTCATGTGGGTATTTATGTTGGTGATAATAAATTTATTCATTCACCATCTAAGGGCACAAGTGTTCGTGTAGACGACCTTGGAAGCTTGTATTGGGATAAGCGTTTTGATGGCGCCCGCCGTTTAGATGGAAGTGACAACTTGGACGACAGTGAACGTCAGGAGTTGTTAAACGAAGTTAAGAATCTCAAGCGCAAGTCTCGCAGTCTTTAA
- a CDS encoding dipeptide ABC transporter ATP-binding protein, with the protein MSLLRYESLSISFGPGRREKFAVNQLDLDIGIGERLALVGESGSGKTLTALAPLRLEPEGAKVSGSIFWKNRDGQSEVDLLSLPIQDIREIRGREIAMIFQEPMTALNPLFTIGNQIIEAVQIYQPLISKMDAINAAIDLLKKTGIPEPERRFHSYPHQLSGGQRQRAMIAMALACKPRLLIADEPTTALDVSLRMQILDLLMELQQESKEYGGMSILLITHDLNLVKHFAQRVAVLNQGNLIEVGATKQVFEHPVDPYTRALVNSEPTRNLAPVMPLSPVLLKAEGLSVSYPSSETIGWFKKAPPHKVLKKVSFALKQGQTIGVIGESGSGKTTLGMAVLGLLGDSIAQIAGEVDVLGKDWQSLKPVERRAMRASLQVIFQDPFGSLSPRMSVLQIISEGLDVHYPNLSVTERESRVVDMLKEVGLDRSALHRYPHEFSGGQRQRIAIARALILRPQILVLDEPTSALDVSIQKQVLALLTELQKKYNLAYLMISHDLAVIRAMSHEVMVLKEGRVVEFGDTESLIKNPRQVYTKELFAAAELV; encoded by the coding sequence ATGAGTCTATTGCGATATGAAAGCCTATCAATTTCTTTTGGCCCTGGACGTCGTGAGAAGTTTGCCGTTAATCAACTGGACCTCGATATTGGAATAGGCGAGCGGCTTGCATTAGTTGGTGAGTCTGGTTCCGGAAAAACACTAACTGCATTGGCTCCTCTGAGGTTAGAGCCTGAGGGCGCTAAGGTTAGTGGCAGCATTTTCTGGAAAAACCGGGACGGGCAAAGCGAGGTGGATCTTTTGTCTTTGCCAATTCAAGATATTCGAGAGATTCGTGGTCGCGAGATAGCGATGATCTTTCAGGAGCCAATGACGGCGCTGAACCCGCTCTTTACAATTGGCAATCAAATAATTGAGGCGGTGCAGATTTATCAGCCTTTGATTTCCAAGATGGACGCTATCAACGCCGCAATTGATTTGCTGAAGAAAACCGGCATTCCTGAGCCTGAGCGTCGCTTCCATTCTTACCCTCATCAACTGTCAGGCGGACAACGACAGCGTGCCATGATAGCAATGGCATTGGCTTGTAAGCCGCGATTACTGATTGCCGATGAGCCTACAACAGCATTAGATGTCAGTTTGCGAATGCAAATCTTAGATTTGCTGATGGAGTTGCAACAAGAATCTAAAGAGTATGGGGGCATGAGTATTTTATTAATTACCCATGACCTTAATTTGGTCAAGCATTTTGCACAACGAGTGGCCGTACTCAATCAAGGAAACTTAATTGAGGTTGGCGCGACTAAACAAGTGTTTGAACATCCAGTTGATCCTTATACTCGCGCCCTTGTCAACAGTGAACCCACACGCAATCTTGCGCCTGTAATGCCGTTATCACCCGTTTTATTAAAAGCGGAAGGGTTGTCAGTTTCCTATCCCAGTTCTGAAACGATTGGTTGGTTCAAGAAGGCTCCTCCACATAAAGTTTTAAAGAAAGTTAGCTTTGCTTTAAAGCAAGGTCAGACAATTGGGGTGATTGGTGAGTCTGGCTCCGGAAAGACAACGCTGGGCATGGCTGTGCTGGGTTTGTTGGGTGATTCCATTGCTCAGATTGCTGGGGAGGTTGATGTACTTGGTAAAGATTGGCAATCACTAAAGCCGGTTGAGCGAAGAGCAATGCGCGCCAGTTTGCAAGTCATCTTTCAGGATCCCTTTGGATCACTTTCTCCGCGGATGAGTGTGTTGCAAATTATTTCAGAGGGTTTGGATGTACATTACCCAAATCTTTCCGTCACTGAGCGAGAATCTCGTGTAGTAGATATGCTGAAGGAAGTTGGGCTAGATCGCTCTGCCTTGCATCGTTATCCACATGAGTTTTCTGGTGGGCAACGCCAGCGTATTGCCATAGCGCGTGCACTCATTTTGCGACCACAAATTTTGGTGCTAGATGAACCTACTTCTGCATTAGATGTCTCTATCCAAAAACAAGTGCTTGCACTGCTTACTGAGCTACAAAAGAAATATAACTTGGCATATCTCATGATTAGCCACGATCTGGCAGTCATTCGAGCTATGTCTCATGAGGTCATGGTGCTCAAAGAAGGCAGGGTTGTGGAATTCGGGGATACTGAATCCCTGATTAAAAACCCACGTCAGGTCTACACCAAAGAGCTCTTTGCGGCAGCTGAGTTGGTTTAA
- a CDS encoding ABC transporter permease: MNRWQRFKANRRGYISLWIFLAFFGLSLCAELIANDKPLVVRYDGHFYFPIAKNQPETVFGGDFATPTDFLDPDIRRNITSDGNWAIYPLIKYSYETLNYFAPSPNPAPPSWQNWLGTDDRGRDVLSRLIYGFRLSILFGLALTIVGVTVGVITGSLMGFFGGKFDLISQRLIEIWSAMPELYLLIIFASIFHPSVLLLILLLAAFGWMGLSDYVRAEFFRNRALEYVRAARALGLTNVQIMWRHILPNSLTPVITFLPFRMSAAILSLTSLDFLGLGVPPGTPSLGELLSQGKGNLDAWWISLSTFVVLVSTLLLLTFMGEALRDAYDSRKAGLMNGGRS; the protein is encoded by the coding sequence ATGAATCGTTGGCAACGCTTTAAGGCAAATCGTCGCGGTTATATCAGCCTGTGGATTTTTCTTGCTTTTTTTGGACTATCGCTTTGTGCCGAGTTGATTGCTAACGACAAGCCCTTAGTGGTTCGCTATGACGGGCATTTTTATTTCCCGATAGCGAAGAATCAACCCGAAACAGTTTTTGGTGGTGACTTTGCAACCCCAACGGATTTTTTAGATCCTGACATCCGTCGCAACATTACGAGTGATGGAAATTGGGCAATTTATCCTCTTATCAAATACAGTTATGAGACGCTCAATTACTTTGCGCCTTCACCTAATCCTGCGCCGCCATCTTGGCAGAACTGGTTGGGAACTGATGACCGAGGACGTGATGTTTTATCTCGCCTCATTTATGGCTTCCGTCTATCGATTCTCTTTGGTCTGGCATTGACGATCGTAGGAGTTACTGTTGGTGTCATCACAGGATCGCTCATGGGGTTTTTTGGCGGAAAGTTTGACTTGATTTCTCAACGCCTCATTGAGATTTGGTCGGCAATGCCAGAGTTGTATCTGCTCATTATTTTTGCTTCAATCTTTCATCCAAGCGTGTTGTTGTTAATTCTTCTATTAGCGGCTTTTGGGTGGATGGGCTTATCGGATTATGTTCGTGCGGAGTTTTTCCGTAATCGTGCACTTGAGTATGTGCGAGCCGCTAGGGCGCTTGGATTGACGAATGTGCAGATCATGTGGCGCCATATTCTGCCGAATAGCTTGACGCCAGTGATTACATTTCTACCTTTCCGTATGAGTGCCGCGATCCTATCTCTTACTAGCCTAGATTTTTTAGGGCTAGGAGTTCCTCCTGGCACGCCAAGTCTGGGAGAGTTGCTTTCACAAGGAAAAGGAAACTTAGATGCATGGTGGATTTCGTTATCCACCTTTGTGGTGTTGGTAAGCACCTTGCTACTGCTAACTTTCATGGGTGAAGCTTTACGTGATGCCTATGACTCACGGAAAGCCGGCTTGATGAACGGAGGCCGTTCATGA
- the yejB gene encoding microcin C ABC transporter permease YejB has protein sequence MRVYILKRLLLMIPTLLGVLTLTFAVVQFVPGGPVEQMVLELKGKGGAATGGSESSGAGASASYRGRQGVDAQRLEEVKALYGFDKPPLERYFMMLGRFARFDLGDSYYQHESVWRLVVSKLPVSISIGLWTFFITYLVSIPLGIAKAVRDGSRFDAVTSTMILVGYAIPGFVLGVLLLVIFGGGSFLQIFPLRGLTSDNWSDLSLIGKVMDYLWHLVLPITASVLGSFAVVTMLTKNSFLEEIRKQYVLTARAKGLTEKQVLWKHVFRNAMLPLVTGFPAAFIGAFFTGSLLIETLFSLDGLGLLSYESVMRRDYPVVFGTLYLFTLIGLFTKLISDLCYVYVDPRIQFGSGGES, from the coding sequence ATGCGCGTTTATATCCTCAAGCGTTTGTTGTTAATGATCCCGACGCTCTTGGGCGTTTTAACGCTGACATTCGCAGTAGTGCAATTTGTTCCTGGTGGTCCAGTCGAGCAAATGGTCTTAGAGCTTAAGGGAAAGGGTGGTGCTGCAACAGGTGGTAGCGAATCTTCGGGTGCTGGTGCAAGTGCTAGCTATCGTGGTCGCCAAGGGGTTGATGCGCAACGCCTAGAGGAAGTCAAAGCGCTCTATGGTTTTGATAAACCCCCGCTAGAGCGTTACTTCATGATGCTCGGCCGCTTTGCAAGATTTGATTTGGGTGATAGCTATTACCAGCATGAAAGTGTTTGGCGTCTAGTAGTGTCTAAGCTTCCCGTTTCCATCAGTATTGGCTTGTGGACATTTTTTATTACTTATCTTGTGTCCATTCCGCTGGGTATTGCAAAAGCGGTGCGAGATGGATCCCGTTTTGATGCTGTCACAAGCACGATGATCTTGGTTGGCTATGCTATTCCAGGATTTGTGTTGGGTGTCTTGTTGCTGGTGATATTTGGAGGCGGTAGCTTTTTGCAGATATTTCCATTGCGAGGCCTCACTTCTGACAACTGGAGTGATCTTAGTTTGATCGGCAAAGTGATGGATTATCTGTGGCATTTGGTGCTACCAATCACTGCGTCCGTATTGGGTAGCTTTGCCGTTGTAACGATGTTAACGAAGAATTCATTTTTAGAGGAGATTCGTAAGCAGTATGTTTTAACTGCGAGGGCTAAAGGCCTAACTGAGAAGCAAGTGTTGTGGAAACACGTCTTTCGTAATGCAATGTTGCCTCTAGTAACAGGTTTCCCTGCCGCATTTATCGGCGCATTTTTCACAGGCTCTCTATTGATTGAAACCCTGTTCTCATTGGATGGACTTGGTTTGCTCTCCTATGAGTCGGTGATGCGTCGAGATTACCCAGTAGTCTTTGGAACCCTTTACTTATTCACATTAATTGGCTTATTCACCAAACTCATCTCTGATCTTTGTTACGTTTATGTTGACCCTCGCATCCAGTTTGGTTCAGGGGGTGAGTCATGA